In Methanocaldococcus sp. FS406-22, the genomic stretch ATCTTTTATATCTCCTTTCACAAACATCCCATTGAGACATCCAGAGGACATTAATATTAACAAAAAAGTGAGTAAAATTGTAGCGTATCTCATATTATCACTCTATTTTTAAATTTCAGCATTTTCAAACGCTTTTGGGATGTGGAATTCAATAGTAATTTTTTCAATATTATGCCTCTTCATAAAATCAGCTAAAATGTATGCAAAGAACTCGTTATGACTTTTGAAGTTGTATCCCTGCTTTTTTTAATGCATCATACAGCAAATCAAACTCATCCTTAACTTCCTTTTTTACTCTTATTGACGCCCATGCCATTACCATCCCTCAAATTATATTAATACATCAATTATATATAATGGCAATATAAAAATTTTATTTGGTGATTGTTATGGCATCTAAAGTTAAAGTAACCATAGAACTTCCATCAACATTAACAAAAAAGGAAGCAATAGAGATTTTAAAAAGAGAGGCATTAAAAAAGAAATTCAAAAAGACAGAATTATTTGAAAAATATTCTAAGAATAAAGATATTGCTTATAAAATTGCTGATTATGTTGAAAAATATTTGAAGAGGTATTATAAGGGCTTAAAGTTTGAGATTTTATTAGATTATGATTTGGATGAGGATGTTAATGAAATATGTGTTTTAGCTGATGAGTCAGTAGATGAAGATACATTATTAAATGCTGTAAGAAAAGTTAGAAAGAGTGCAATTAAGAGATTTGGAAATTTAATTGATTACAATGTGATTATTGCTGATTACAGGTGATGGAATGACGTTTAATGTTGAAGAATTTAAAGAAATTGCCGATAAAATTCCAAATTTTAAGTCACTCCCAAATGAAGGTAGATATAGGACTGCAATAGGTAGATACTATTATTATACGTTTTTAAAAATAAGGGACATAATTTTAGAAGTTGATGAAAGAGAAGAAATTCGTGATTATTTCAAAACAGGGAAATCCCACCACTTAGTTAGAGTTTATCTATCAAAACTGGGAGATATTTTAAATTTAGATATTTTAAAAGAAATTTCTTCAGATTTGTATAACCTACATAGGATTAGAAAATTGGCAGATTATAACACAGATAGAACCGTTAAATATATTAAGGTTAAAATAGCAAGAAAGCTATCTTATAATATAATTAAAACACTCAACACTTTAGAATACAATGGAGTTATTGGCTTTGAAAATATTTTAAAGCACTTAAAAAAGATTGGAGAGGAAGAAGGAGATGAATATAAATACTTTCCAAGAATTAATCAGTTAGGATAAAACCTACAATAAAAAAATAATATAGCAGTTATTATTGCCCCTACGAATCCAAACATTCCGATAGCAAAGAACAAAAAATTAATAATGATACTATATACAAAATTCCATAGAGAACTCCTATTGTCCCCTACTTATCCCAAATTTAACAATTACTTTAAATTATGGTTTTGTCCGTTTATATCCACCACCATCTTCATAATCATTAAATTATCAAATAAATTTAACAAGCTTTTTTCTTAGATAAAAAATACATTGCCATAAATTTCGTTTTTCCCCTGTAAGCTTTCTGGAAGAGATTTAAAAGTTGAAAAGTTTTCAGCTACTTCTTTAAATTCATCAACATTTAACACTTACAACACCTCCAAATCAGAAGTAACTAATACATAATACATCAACTCATTAAATTTCTCATGACATCTTAAACTGACATTATCTATAATCTCGTTGATCCTATCAATTTCTTTTTCAGTGTTTTTTGTCATTTTTAGTTTTTTCTTAAATACAATTCTTATAACTGCTCTTTCATCAATTCCATCATAATCTAAAATAATCTTAAACTCTTCCTTTGGATATTTTTTCTTTAAATATTTCTCAACAAATTCGGCAATTTTATAAATCTTCATCTTAAAATCCTCATCCTTAACAAATAGTTTAAAATTATCCGTCTGCATGCTCATCCCAAATTAACTATAATGTTTTTTTCAATCAATAAAATTTATTGTTTTTAAATGTATAAATATCTTTCTCAAGATGCATAAAAATTAATATCCAAGACATCTATGGGATTTTATATCTAAAATAAAATACCAATTTAGAAAATATCTAATAAATCCATAGATTATTGAGATTTAAACGAAAATAGCCGAAAGATTTTTATAGATGGATGAGAATTTATAAAATAAAAGTTTTGAAATTTAATAATTATCCCCGATTAACTACCTATATGTTCACTGACTTAAAAATCTGTTTTTATTTTCAATTATTAAAATTGAATAATCCAAATATAAAGATTAATATTAACTGGTGATAACATGGCTTTTGACGAATTCGAAACTTTAAAAAATTACCACCCTGAGAAATTAATAAAAGAAGAAAAAAGGGTTTTCAATCCAAAAAGTATTGAATTAGGAAAAAATTTTATAAAAATAGATGACATAAAGATTGTATTCTCAAAAGATATTGAAAAAGGAGAGGAAGAGTATCTATTGATGGATGTAGTTCTCTTTTCTCTTGAAGGAATCTACAACCTTGTAGAAGATGAGGAGTATAAAAAAGAAATTAAAAAGATATGGGAGAAAATTAACAAAATGAGAAATTATTACAACCCAGAATTTTTATAAAATTTAAAATTTATGGTAACCATGTGCTCTCATCCTTAATTTTTTCAGGTAAGTAAGTGTTGACAACATACTTTAAACCATACTTTGCCAAAGACTGCTGTTCCGCCCTAACTCCCATATCGAGCATCTGTTTTAAAGCTTTCTGCCATTCTGGGAAACTCCTTACAAAGTCATCATTTTTTAAACCATCTTTTATCCTTTTAATATCCTGCTCCTTTAATGGATGAGTTGGCAAATCATAATCAATGATATCTTGTGGAGTAACTCCAATCAACCTCGCTGCAGGAATTGACAGCTTATCAGCTAAGTGTATTGCCTTACCACTCCCAACTTTTAGAGTTCTGTAAATGTTTAAATACCCATAAGGGTCTCCGTCTGTAAATACTAAAACAGGTAAGTCATGTTCTTCATGAAGCCTTTTTATAAACCTTCTTGTAGCCCTTGCCGGAACTCCCTTTAACGAAACCAATATGCAGTTGTGCTTATCCCAAAATCTCTCTGCATTCAACCTTGCAAACATACCCGATGTTTCTATTGCCAATATAAAGTCAGCATCTGTCTCAAGATTTAATTTTGTTACATCGTTCGGGATGTTGTAAGCTCCAGTCCCCAATTTTGAGCAATCAACAACGAGCTCACCCTCTGGAGTTTCTTCAATAATTTTTAACGGCCCAACTACTGAAGAACCATCCTCTTCAGGAATAAATCCTAAATGTTCCCTCAAAACTCCCAAAGCTGCCTCTAAATCCTCAATAACGTTGTTTGATGCTTGTTGGTCATCAAATCTTGCCTCTCCCCAGTTTTTTGAAACATAGTAGGCTTCCCTTAGAGTTGAAAAATCGTCAGTTTCCAATAACTGCTTAGCAAATTCCAACATCTTTGTTGTTTGTGCAAAAATCTTTGCCTGATTCACAGTTAATGTTCTTGCCTTTTCTTTACCAACTAAAGTAAATGAACCCTTTTCTTTATCAAACATTGCATTGGATAAGCTTCTAATTGGCATTGTTATCTTTGGTCTCTTCCCTTTCATTAAATCTTCATACATTTTTTTAGCCAATTCAATAATTTTTTGTTTTGCAATCTCTCTTGGTTTTTTTGGAATAGCAGGAAGTTTAACCATATAACCTCACCAAATAATTTTTAATGAAATTTTTTATATGTTTATCCTCGACTATAATTTGTTTGTTGTACTATTATAAATTTCAAATGGAACATAAAAAACGTAAAATCCCTAATCATGCAAAGTCATAACCAATAGATTTTTATACCTAATTTTAAAATTGAATAATAATAATATACACCACCATGATAACCCTATGGGTAACCATATAGAGGAATACTATATAAAATATTCATATATAATTATTTAGGTTATGATAGCATTACGTGTAAAATCCATTATTGTGTTTATAAGTTGAAATTTAAAAATAATATTATGGAGGTCATAACGTGAAATTTCTAAAAAATGTTTTAGAGGAAGGGAGTAGATTAGAGGAGTTTAATGAATTAGAATTATCTCCAGAAGACAAAGAATTATTAGAATACTTACAACAAACTAAGGCAAAAATTACAGTGGTTGGTTGTGGTGGAGCAGGAAATAACACTATCACAAGGTTGAAGATGGAGGGTATAGAAGGAGCTAAAACAATAGCTATTAATACAGATGCTCAACAATTAATTAGAACAAAAGCAGATAAAAAGATTTTAATTGGTAAAAAATTAACAAGAGGTCTTGGAGCTGGAGGTAATCCAAAGATTGGTGAAGAGGCTGCAAAAGAAAGTGCTGAAGAGATTAAAGCGGCAATTCAAGATTCAGACATGGTGTTTATTACTTGTGGATTAGGTGGAGGAACAGGGACTGGATCAGCTCCTGTTGTAGCTGAGATATCTAAGAAGATAGGAGCTTTAACCGTTGCTGTAGTTACACTGCCTTTTTTGATGGAAGGAAAAGTTAGGATGAAAAATGCGATGGAAGGTTTGGAGAAGTTAAAGCAGCACACTGATACATTGGTCGTTATTCCAAATGAAAAATTGTTTGAGATAGTTCCAAATATGCCGTTAAAATTGGCATTTAAGGTAGCTGATGAGGTATTAATTAATGCTGTAAAGGGTTTAGTTGAGTTAATAACTAAGGATGGATTGATTAACGTTGATTTTGCTGATGTCAAGGCAGTGATGAGTAATGGAGGCTTAGCGATGATTGGTATTGGAGAGAGTGACAGTGAGAAGAGGGCTAAAGAAGCTGTCAATATGGCATTAAACTCTCCATTATTGGATGTTGATATAGATGGAGCTACTGGAGCTTTGATTCATGTAATGGGACCTGAAGATTTAACATTGGAAGAGGCAAAGGATGTTGTTGCCACCGTGTCTTCAAGATTAGACCCAAATGCTACAATTATATGGGGAGCTACAATAGATGAGAACTTAGAGAACACTGTGAGAGTACTATTGGTTATTACAGGAGTTCAGTCAAGAATCGAGTTTACCGATACAGGATTAAGAAGGAAAAAAACTGAATTACTGAATATTCCAAAAATTTAATGGGGATATTATGAAAACAGATTTTAATCAAAAAATAGAACAGCTTAAAGAATTCCTTGAAGAATGTAGAAGAGTTTGGTTAGTTTTGAAAAAGCCTACAAAAGATGAGTATTTGGCTGTTGCAAAAGTTACAGCTTTGGGAATATCTTTATTAGGGGCTATTGGATACATAATCCACGTTCCAGCAACATACATTAAGGGAATATTAAAACCCCCAGCAACTCCAAGGGTATAAGTAAATTAAATATCAAAAAACTTTTTTATATTTAAACCTTTTACAAAAATTCTATTTTATTATTTAAAATTTATTAGGTGAGATTATGATTTTTGCAGTTAGAACTATGGTTGGACAGGAAAAAAATATTGCTGGATTGATGGCAAGTAGAGCTGAGAAAGAACAGCTAAATGTTTATTCAATATTGGCTTCAGAGTCATTGAAGGGCTATGTTTTAGTTGAAGCAGAGACAAAGGGAGATGTTGAAGAACTAATAAAAGGAATGCCAAGAGTTAGAGGAATAGTCCCAGGAACAATAGCTATTGAAGAGATAGAGCCATTACTAACTCCAAAGAAAATCATTGAAAATATTGAGAAGGGAGATGTTGTTGAAATCATTGCTGGGCCGTTTAAAGGAGAGAGGGCAAAGGTTATTAGAGTTGATAAGAATAAAGAAGAAGTCACATTAGAACTTGAGAATGCCGCTGTCCCTATACCGATAACCTTACCTGTTGAAGGTGTTAAAATAGTCTCAAAGCATAAAGATTAAAATTTTATATAGGGCATAAGTTTATATACCAAATATATTAATTTTATCTACACATCATTTCTTTTAATGAAACACTCCAAACATTGAGGTGAATAATTATGGCTAAGGAGGTTGTTGAAGTATTGGTTACTGGAGGTAGAGCAACAGCTGGACCACCATTGG encodes the following:
- a CDS encoding DNA topoisomerase IV subunit A, with product MVKLPAIPKKPREIAKQKIIELAKKMYEDLMKGKRPKITMPIRSLSNAMFDKEKGSFTLVGKEKARTLTVNQAKIFAQTTKMLEFAKQLLETDDFSTLREAYYVSKNWGEARFDDQQASNNVIEDLEAALGVLREHLGFIPEEDGSSVVGPLKIIEETPEGELVVDCSKLGTGAYNIPNDVTKLNLETDADFILAIETSGMFARLNAERFWDKHNCILVSLKGVPARATRRFIKRLHEEHDLPVLVFTDGDPYGYLNIYRTLKVGSGKAIHLADKLSIPAARLIGVTPQDIIDYDLPTHPLKEQDIKRIKDGLKNDDFVRSFPEWQKALKQMLDMGVRAEQQSLAKYGLKYVVNTYLPEKIKDESTWLP
- the ftsZ gene encoding cell division protein FtsZ codes for the protein MKFLKNVLEEGSRLEEFNELELSPEDKELLEYLQQTKAKITVVGCGGAGNNTITRLKMEGIEGAKTIAINTDAQQLIRTKADKKILIGKKLTRGLGAGGNPKIGEEAAKESAEEIKAAIQDSDMVFITCGLGGGTGTGSAPVVAEISKKIGALTVAVVTLPFLMEGKVRMKNAMEGLEKLKQHTDTLVVIPNEKLFEIVPNMPLKLAFKVADEVLINAVKGLVELITKDGLINVDFADVKAVMSNGGLAMIGIGESDSEKRAKEAVNMALNSPLLDVDIDGATGALIHVMGPEDLTLEEAKDVVATVSSRLDPNATIIWGATIDENLENTVRVLLVITGVQSRIEFTDTGLRRKKTELLNIPKI
- a CDS encoding protein translocase SEC61 complex subunit gamma translates to MKTDFNQKIEQLKEFLEECRRVWLVLKKPTKDEYLAVAKVTALGISLLGAIGYIIHVPATYIKGILKPPATPRV
- a CDS encoding transcription elongation factor Spt5 gives rise to the protein MIFAVRTMVGQEKNIAGLMASRAEKEQLNVYSILASESLKGYVLVEAETKGDVEELIKGMPRVRGIVPGTIAIEEIEPLLTPKKIIENIEKGDVVEIIAGPFKGERAKVIRVDKNKEEVTLELENAAVPIPITLPVEGVKIVSKHKD